From the Ruania alkalisoli genome, one window contains:
- the glp gene encoding molybdopterin molybdotransferase MoeA, with translation MKTVSEHLGAVLDLLQPLPPLDVVLHDAVGCVLAEDILAGGDLPERDLAGIDGYAVISRDVDGATPQSQVTLRVLDEIVAGSVDDHRVVTGSALKVASGAPLPGGADAVVPLEDTDGGRAAVHVRSGPAPGSFVRRQGEDLRTGEIAIAAGERIGARQIALLAALGRARVAVHPRPRVVLVSVGDELTEPGRRASAGQVFDANGHALATAVQDAGGATFRVAAVPDERTRLAETLEDQLVRADVVITTGGLSYGGNDTVKEVLAQLGQVRFDNVAIAPGRQFGVGVIGGQTSGTSTPVICLPGDPAAAQVGYEVFVRPALLAMAGHSERYRPTVPAAVTQAWDSPAGRRQFVPVTVLGSPDTGYRATPVGVPGRLSVSAMSRANGLAVVPEDVTTVEAGAQLHCLVLES, from the coding sequence ATGAAGACCGTCTCGGAGCACCTCGGTGCGGTGCTGGACCTCCTGCAGCCGCTCCCGCCGCTCGACGTGGTGCTCCATGACGCCGTGGGATGTGTGCTCGCCGAGGACATCCTTGCCGGTGGCGACCTGCCCGAGCGCGACCTCGCCGGCATCGACGGATACGCCGTCATCAGCCGGGACGTCGATGGGGCCACACCGCAATCGCAGGTCACCCTGCGGGTGCTCGACGAGATCGTCGCCGGATCGGTGGACGACCACCGCGTGGTGACGGGATCGGCGTTGAAGGTGGCCTCCGGGGCGCCGCTGCCGGGCGGGGCTGACGCTGTGGTCCCGCTGGAGGACACCGACGGCGGTCGTGCGGCCGTGCACGTGCGCTCCGGTCCCGCACCGGGCTCCTTCGTGCGCAGGCAAGGGGAAGATCTGCGCACCGGAGAGATCGCGATCGCGGCGGGGGAGCGCATCGGTGCGCGGCAGATCGCCCTGCTCGCTGCGCTGGGGCGGGCACGGGTTGCCGTCCACCCGCGCCCACGGGTGGTGCTGGTCTCGGTGGGTGACGAGCTCACCGAACCGGGACGGCGAGCCAGTGCCGGGCAGGTGTTCGACGCCAACGGCCACGCACTGGCCACCGCCGTGCAGGACGCCGGTGGTGCGACGTTCCGGGTGGCGGCCGTACCGGACGAACGCACCCGCCTGGCCGAGACGCTGGAGGATCAGCTCGTGCGGGCCGATGTGGTCATCACCACCGGGGGGCTGAGCTACGGCGGGAACGACACCGTGAAGGAGGTCCTCGCACAGCTGGGGCAGGTGCGCTTCGACAACGTCGCCATCGCGCCGGGTCGGCAGTTCGGCGTGGGGGTGATCGGTGGCCAGACAAGTGGGACCTCGACTCCGGTGATATGCCTGCCCGGCGACCCTGCGGCCGCTCAGGTCGGATACGAGGTCTTCGTGCGGCCCGCCCTGTTGGCGATGGCCGGGCACAGCGAGCGGTACCGCCCGACGGTACCGGCCGCCGTCACGCAGGCCTGGGACTCCCCGGCCGGGCGGCGCCAGTTCGTTCCGGTCACGGTGCTCGGAAGCCCGGACACCGGCTACCGGGCGACCCCGGTGGGAGTCCCCGGTCGGCTGTCGGTCAGCGCGATGTCGCGGGCGAACGGACTGGCGGTCGTGCCAGAGGATGTCACGACGGTCGAGGCAGGGGCCCAGCTGCACTGCCTGGTGCTGGAGAGCTGA
- a CDS encoding GNAT family N-acetyltransferase: MELELVARELRLRPLRRADRRAWEALRRRNAAWLAPWEATSPEPATYRPTFRQYVRDQARAAKEGSGYAFVMEYRGEIVGQVTIAGVVRGSLQAATIGYWISEHVAGRGITPLAVAMAADFCWFRLGLHRVEINIRPENAASLRVVAKLGFREEGLRPGYLHIQGRWADHRSFALNRDEVGEGLAARLRGR, from the coding sequence GTGGAGCTGGAACTCGTGGCCCGGGAGCTGCGACTCCGGCCACTACGCCGGGCTGACCGGCGCGCATGGGAGGCGCTGCGCCGTCGTAACGCCGCGTGGCTGGCGCCCTGGGAGGCCACCTCCCCGGAGCCAGCCACCTATCGCCCCACGTTCCGGCAATACGTGCGTGACCAGGCGCGGGCCGCGAAGGAAGGCAGCGGCTACGCCTTCGTCATGGAGTACCGGGGCGAGATCGTCGGGCAGGTGACCATCGCCGGGGTGGTGCGGGGCTCGTTGCAGGCGGCCACCATCGGGTACTGGATCTCCGAGCACGTGGCCGGGCGCGGGATCACCCCGCTGGCGGTGGCGATGGCCGCGGACTTCTGCTGGTTCCGGCTCGGGCTGCACCGGGTGGAGATCAACATCCGGCCCGAGAACGCCGCCAGTCTGCGAGTGGTCGCCAAGCTCGGGTTCCGGGAAGAAGGGCTGCGGCCGGGCTACCTGCACATCCAGGGCCGGTGGGCCGACCACCGCAGCTTCGCGCTCAACCGGGACGAGGTAGGGGAGGGGTTGGCGGCCCGGTTGCGGGGTCGCTGA
- a CDS encoding right-handed parallel beta-helix repeat-containing protein encodes MSHDDTPRSPSRRSLVAGLAATGGLAALLATPAEAAADPLTRRLFVEDFRTASDQQAWEDAVAACHALTGGAHLIASAPTYDFTAPIDLTGLSNVTIEGLGADTTTLRADPSLTGSLTRVFFIGGSASTRNITFRNLGFDGGMTGEPSGHARDGAQPRPFPSDGYLRTGIFAQGPHAPTSPTLGEVNGITVENCRFYGLEHLPVHVNGARNVAVRDTYFRRCKDVGFTFCHSVQFHHNRIEWSADNGVSLSRGCREVTCSGNTIAGSFFSGIFAGGFGDDIGPSHLAIVGNTVSNSGIGGIELTRGTCDTLVQGNVVEGVLRGVGTWNSDGNGPWYGVGIMISGMPLNHSSSFSSGDQGDYEQLAERHVIVGNLVRNAERCGILFHGTDHLTVLGNGVHNPGSEYYIDGVTPIPDDATYRNVGIGAFAPAAGSSTNTTIMTNQITDSRGGVMTYGIIPRQPSTGMIAGNVIEGAAQTTPEGFPAPTHSSASRPAASAFPPGSSIFDTTTNSPLWSDGSTWRDASGSPA; translated from the coding sequence ATGAGTCACGACGACACCCCCCGATCACCATCCCGCCGGTCCCTGGTCGCCGGCCTCGCAGCGACCGGCGGGCTCGCCGCCCTACTCGCCACTCCAGCCGAAGCGGCCGCTGATCCACTCACGCGACGACTCTTCGTCGAGGATTTCCGGACTGCGTCCGACCAGCAAGCGTGGGAGGACGCCGTGGCAGCGTGCCATGCCCTCACAGGCGGGGCGCACCTGATCGCCAGTGCACCCACCTACGACTTCACGGCACCGATCGATCTCACCGGGCTCTCGAACGTCACCATCGAAGGCCTGGGTGCGGACACGACCACCTTGCGTGCTGACCCGTCGCTGACCGGCTCCCTGACCCGGGTGTTCTTCATCGGCGGCAGCGCCTCCACCCGCAACATCACGTTCCGGAACCTGGGCTTCGACGGTGGCATGACCGGGGAACCCTCCGGTCACGCCCGGGATGGCGCTCAGCCGCGTCCGTTCCCCTCGGACGGCTACCTGCGCACCGGCATCTTCGCCCAAGGTCCGCACGCCCCCACCAGTCCTACCCTCGGTGAGGTGAACGGCATCACGGTCGAGAACTGCCGGTTCTACGGTCTCGAACACCTTCCGGTGCATGTCAACGGTGCCCGCAACGTCGCCGTCCGAGACACCTACTTCCGTCGATGCAAAGACGTCGGGTTCACGTTCTGTCACTCGGTCCAGTTTCACCACAACCGCATCGAGTGGTCAGCCGACAACGGGGTCTCACTCTCACGCGGTTGTCGCGAGGTGACGTGCTCGGGCAACACGATTGCCGGATCGTTCTTCTCCGGGATCTTCGCAGGCGGCTTCGGCGACGACATCGGACCGAGTCATCTCGCCATTGTCGGCAACACCGTCAGCAACTCCGGCATCGGCGGTATCGAGCTGACCCGTGGCACGTGCGACACCCTCGTCCAAGGCAATGTGGTCGAGGGTGTGCTGCGCGGCGTCGGTACCTGGAACAGCGATGGAAACGGCCCGTGGTACGGGGTGGGCATCATGATCTCCGGGATGCCACTCAACCACAGCTCGTCCTTCTCCTCCGGAGATCAGGGTGACTACGAGCAGCTCGCCGAACGCCACGTGATCGTGGGAAACCTCGTCCGGAACGCGGAGCGATGCGGGATCCTCTTCCACGGGACGGACCACCTCACGGTGCTGGGCAACGGCGTCCACAACCCCGGCTCCGAGTACTACATCGACGGCGTCACGCCCATCCCTGACGACGCCACCTACCGCAACGTCGGCATCGGTGCGTTCGCGCCTGCAGCAGGCAGCAGCACCAACACCACCATCATGACGAATCAGATCACGGACAGCCGTGGCGGCGTGATGACGTACGGGATCATTCCTCGCCAGCCATCCACCGGCATGATCGCCGGGAACGTGATCGAGGGTGCCGCGCAGACAACTCCCGAGGGCTTTCCAGCACCAACGCATTCGAGCGCATCTCGGCCCGCCGCGAGTGCGTTCCCGCCCGGATCGTCCATCTTCGACACCACGACGAACTCTCCGTTGTGGTCTGATGGCTCCACCTGGCGCGATGCTTCAGGCTCCCCCGCCTGA
- a CDS encoding FAD-dependent oxidoreductase, whose amino-acid sequence MTLDSRDYDVVVIGGGPAGCPAAIQAARLGARTLLVEKNGALGGTTTMAGVFTTALFHAWGRQVIAGIGWELVTRSLSLAGDDLPDFTDLEAPHWMHAVRVTPAIHAAVLDEAVLGSGAELRLHTMLAGIEATRTGWRVSLCGKEGVHDVTAGIVVDATGDGNAVAHLGLTRRNTDEPQPGTLMARLSGYELADLDVPAINAATVAAIESGELLATDFSNAENPAGQFLKNRGANAMHVVGIEAATSAERTAAEVAARRTLLRIVTFLRRQPGLQKLRVDSWSPEVGIRESVVIDGEVTISVEDYTSGRVWPDAVSYSFFPIDIHTSDGATTRVRKLTQGVVPTIPLRALIPRGQGRLLAAGRIASGDRQANSAFRVQASCMAMGQAAGAAAALATMAGTTVPEVPIENLRDTLRAHGAIVPVSAEDVG is encoded by the coding sequence ATGACTCTCGACTCCCGTGACTACGACGTCGTCGTGATCGGTGGCGGGCCAGCCGGGTGCCCGGCCGCGATACAGGCGGCTCGGCTGGGTGCCCGCACGCTGCTCGTGGAGAAGAACGGTGCGCTCGGCGGCACCACAACGATGGCCGGAGTCTTCACGACCGCACTGTTCCACGCGTGGGGCCGGCAGGTGATCGCCGGCATCGGTTGGGAGCTGGTGACGCGGTCACTGTCCCTGGCAGGCGATGACCTGCCGGACTTCACCGATCTGGAAGCCCCGCACTGGATGCACGCGGTGCGCGTAACCCCGGCGATCCATGCGGCAGTGCTCGATGAGGCTGTGCTCGGCTCCGGGGCCGAGCTCCGGCTCCACACCATGCTCGCGGGAATTGAGGCCACCCGTACCGGCTGGCGGGTGTCGCTGTGTGGCAAGGAGGGCGTTCACGATGTCACCGCCGGGATCGTCGTCGATGCGACGGGCGACGGGAATGCCGTGGCCCACCTCGGCTTGACGCGCCGCAACACTGACGAACCACAGCCGGGCACGCTGATGGCGCGACTGAGCGGGTACGAGCTCGCCGACCTGGACGTGCCGGCGATCAATGCCGCCACCGTCGCAGCGATCGAGTCCGGGGAACTGCTCGCCACGGACTTCTCCAACGCGGAGAATCCGGCGGGGCAGTTCCTGAAGAACCGGGGCGCCAATGCGATGCACGTCGTCGGCATCGAGGCCGCTACAAGCGCTGAGCGCACCGCGGCTGAGGTGGCGGCGCGCCGTACGTTGCTCCGCATCGTGACATTCCTCCGCAGGCAGCCGGGTCTGCAGAAACTCAGGGTGGACAGCTGGTCGCCAGAGGTGGGGATCCGCGAGTCGGTCGTGATCGATGGTGAGGTGACGATCAGTGTGGAGGACTACACCTCGGGCCGCGTGTGGCCAGATGCCGTGAGCTACAGCTTCTTCCCCATCGACATCCACACCTCTGACGGCGCCACCACCCGGGTCCGGAAGCTCACCCAGGGGGTGGTGCCGACGATCCCGCTGCGTGCACTGATCCCCCGCGGGCAGGGGCGGCTCCTCGCAGCAGGCAGGATCGCCAGCGGAGACCGGCAAGCAAACTCCGCGTTCCGGGTCCAAGCCAGTTGCATGGCTATGGGCCAAGCCGCCGGGGCAGCAGCCGCGCTCGCCACCATGGCCGGCACCACCGTGCCTGAGGTACCGATCGAGAACCTGCGCGACACGCTCCGCGCCCATGGCGCGATCGTTCCTGTGAGCGCAGAGGACGTCGGATGA
- a CDS encoding NEW3 domain-containing protein, translating to MTSTTDRSPDHTGPNRRQMIGLLITAGALPAIADVAFAPSARADVGALDQLDLDAPLRDLDKPGLHFERLESIAGADHRITFYRATWDGPDGTRPGAIVRDIDVRSESGWITASGESQRFDDQWVVVAGEPELLAGGNYYPAGSSHWLAMESFQLLDETTAELTACVQDVLELTVRWTITSTGPEAQWSLHVLQDAAYVVGYQASPLHAEDEVTEVLCGSRQHARAIGPATALKAWELFAPMALLESARENVPVTTGVHIPADVLEFEHGRFLGEHDQPFAMSLRNESEAVQTIAYAPPGGDRSILNAGDRIGYAFGIVAQAGSLYDTQVAVSRSEYGFDRYRKNVYDTSLTDTVHNIMDLIAIEPDGDDSVDFVPSVSGWWNRGKGFANIEGDQQVRTSTASVVLSANLLASRPEEAEDFWNRRARPLLEHIISRRDIGHTPKAGYGYYSPLCGWVGDANTIVPLWELLRGQSAGVHAIALETVRRKYPFQGRTPMNIPISAYLLTRDEAWLAQAVEVGKWYARRNIETPYTEYAGTRSFGYSYVKAWLELFVIYELTGDTELLDAAHREAKRFMGLFEIRPVPDTSITSPVGEAIDDMYYKWVDSPGLPDYPREVPITEENVEAWMASTTGLTFEQLSTFLINPGGGFTLNPIWAPFLLRLAETVGDDFIRDMAHNMVVGRFTNYPGYYNRQFITAPMRPEYPIEGPPGTSCIYFHHAPAQLGLALDYLLSEHQTRSGGQIQFPSAFECTFVYFRLRTYGHKPGTFYGDENVWPYLPKGIVDVDDAQLNWLTAVSDEAFYLSLTNESDRNQGGRVTFDPELTGIDPNRHYEVEVTHDNGRPRPGRIVRGRLNVRVSAHGITAIKVPGAGRLQPWHQEAQTPDRSGVSYHFDDFDGGGGSTRDRVRAISLPRPDRSGYDVYIQSSASDGSDVQLEYRVDDGDWTAVPEKVYPYEWTVPVHSLTSSFSYRATVDGDARPERHLHLPATVTGELPAGQNVGGDLLLRPSTTPGDPFTVTARVRNTTADVIENVEVLVYARTGWAVEPIQPAPSEIGPGDVVDATFHVRPPANATSGEYAVTGRVRWNGDGDQVLTPGSITVFPPIDMIACDISEANLLGPGASTTVQLTLMNRGPLELTGTTTLGLPTGWTAEPAEQEWAIDGRTLEEFTFTVTASGAEPGSGGTVTVFPGADLEPVNIAVAVGNPNDVIIGPDDPGYRESGNWLTSSLDGPDGTSSRYSPEGLYGGQITWSPTIATPGQYTVSVWYPSNSQTSEDVLFEVVTPDGVHEHHVNQQEDATQWRSLGVYSLAPEQPASVVMTAISGLYTRAHSARFTLAGEAGPPQVHVTSAPVHDDASSSASVTATITAVDAPLADAPVTVALPDGWTAEPAEISVDAELGQSVDVEFTVTPPAGATIDALYEGAVNVSGGTDPFTAEIGSADSARTVWDNHSDNYAEVGTWYSSSLPGHDGRRSRWAHGSADDRTGTWTAAVGETGRYLVSVWYGTDGNTTRGATYEITLADGSTTRVQVDQQWRANTWRPLGFFDLDPATALVRLRCTQAGHHRLNGVQLSRVES from the coding sequence ATGACCAGCACCACCGACCGCTCACCCGACCACACTGGCCCGAACCGCAGGCAGATGATCGGCCTCCTCATCACGGCGGGAGCACTGCCGGCGATCGCCGACGTCGCGTTCGCGCCGTCGGCTCGAGCAGACGTGGGGGCGCTGGATCAGCTCGACCTCGATGCGCCACTGCGGGACCTCGACAAGCCCGGCCTGCACTTCGAACGTTTGGAGTCAATCGCGGGAGCGGACCACCGGATCACCTTCTACCGGGCCACATGGGACGGACCCGACGGCACCCGCCCCGGAGCCATCGTCCGCGACATCGACGTGCGCAGCGAGAGTGGTTGGATCACCGCTTCTGGTGAAAGTCAGCGGTTCGACGACCAGTGGGTGGTGGTCGCGGGCGAGCCGGAACTGCTCGCTGGCGGCAACTATTACCCAGCCGGTTCCTCGCATTGGCTCGCCATGGAGTCCTTCCAGCTCCTGGACGAGACCACGGCTGAGCTAACCGCCTGCGTCCAGGACGTCCTGGAGCTGACTGTGCGGTGGACGATTACCAGCACCGGCCCCGAGGCGCAATGGTCCCTGCACGTGCTCCAGGACGCCGCCTACGTCGTCGGCTATCAGGCGAGTCCGCTCCACGCTGAGGACGAGGTGACCGAGGTGCTGTGCGGATCGCGCCAGCATGCACGAGCGATCGGCCCGGCAACGGCACTCAAGGCCTGGGAGCTGTTCGCGCCGATGGCGCTCCTGGAGTCAGCACGCGAGAACGTGCCGGTCACCACCGGTGTGCACATCCCGGCCGACGTCCTGGAGTTCGAGCACGGCCGGTTCCTCGGCGAACATGACCAGCCGTTCGCCATGAGCCTGCGCAACGAGTCCGAGGCTGTGCAGACCATCGCCTACGCTCCGCCAGGAGGGGACCGCTCCATTCTGAACGCCGGAGACCGGATCGGATACGCGTTCGGCATCGTCGCTCAGGCAGGATCGTTGTATGACACGCAGGTTGCGGTCTCGCGCAGCGAGTATGGCTTCGACCGGTACCGCAAGAACGTCTACGACACGTCGCTGACCGACACCGTTCACAACATCATGGACCTCATCGCCATCGAGCCGGATGGGGATGATTCCGTCGACTTCGTCCCCTCAGTCTCCGGCTGGTGGAACCGCGGTAAGGGCTTCGCCAACATCGAAGGCGACCAGCAGGTGCGGACGTCGACAGCAAGCGTCGTGCTGAGCGCCAACCTGCTTGCCTCCCGGCCCGAGGAGGCGGAGGACTTCTGGAACCGTCGCGCCAGGCCACTGCTTGAGCACATCATCTCCCGGCGCGATATCGGCCACACGCCGAAGGCCGGCTACGGCTACTACTCACCCCTGTGTGGCTGGGTCGGCGATGCCAATACGATCGTGCCGCTGTGGGAGCTGCTCCGTGGCCAGTCGGCAGGCGTCCATGCGATCGCGCTGGAGACAGTGCGCCGGAAGTACCCATTCCAGGGACGTACGCCGATGAACATCCCGATCTCGGCGTACCTACTCACCCGCGACGAGGCGTGGCTGGCGCAGGCGGTCGAGGTCGGCAAGTGGTACGCGCGCCGCAACATCGAGACGCCTTACACCGAGTACGCCGGAACCCGCAGCTTCGGGTACAGCTACGTGAAGGCCTGGCTGGAGCTGTTCGTGATCTACGAGCTCACCGGCGACACCGAGCTGCTCGACGCTGCCCACCGTGAAGCCAAGCGGTTCATGGGCCTCTTCGAGATCCGCCCCGTGCCCGACACGTCGATCACCTCGCCAGTGGGCGAGGCGATCGACGACATGTACTACAAGTGGGTGGATAGCCCGGGACTGCCTGACTATCCCCGCGAGGTGCCGATCACCGAGGAGAACGTCGAAGCATGGATGGCATCGACGACCGGCCTCACCTTCGAACAGCTCAGCACCTTCCTCATCAACCCGGGCGGCGGATTCACTCTGAATCCGATCTGGGCGCCGTTCCTGCTCCGCCTGGCTGAGACCGTCGGAGACGACTTCATCCGCGACATGGCCCACAACATGGTGGTCGGCCGGTTCACCAACTACCCCGGGTATTACAACCGGCAGTTCATCACGGCCCCGATGCGCCCCGAGTACCCGATCGAAGGTCCTCCCGGAACCAGCTGCATCTACTTCCACCATGCCCCCGCGCAGCTCGGACTCGCACTGGACTACCTCCTGAGTGAGCACCAGACCCGCTCCGGCGGTCAGATCCAGTTCCCGTCCGCCTTCGAGTGCACGTTCGTGTACTTCCGGCTCCGGACGTACGGTCACAAGCCCGGCACGTTCTACGGCGACGAGAATGTGTGGCCCTATCTCCCCAAGGGAATTGTCGACGTTGACGACGCACAACTGAACTGGCTCACGGCCGTCTCCGACGAGGCGTTCTACCTCAGCCTGACGAACGAGAGCGATCGCAATCAGGGTGGGCGCGTCACCTTCGACCCAGAGCTGACTGGGATCGATCCGAACCGTCACTACGAGGTCGAAGTCACTCATGACAATGGTCGCCCGCGGCCGGGGCGGATCGTGCGCGGCAGGCTCAACGTCCGCGTCAGTGCGCACGGAATCACCGCGATCAAGGTGCCAGGAGCCGGGCGTCTCCAGCCCTGGCACCAGGAAGCTCAGACCCCCGACCGCAGCGGAGTCAGCTACCACTTCGACGACTTCGACGGCGGCGGTGGCAGTACCAGGGACCGGGTCCGCGCGATCTCACTGCCGCGTCCGGACCGCTCCGGATACGACGTCTACATCCAGAGCAGCGCCAGCGACGGCAGTGACGTGCAACTGGAGTACCGCGTGGACGACGGCGACTGGACCGCAGTCCCGGAGAAGGTCTACCCGTACGAATGGACCGTACCGGTGCACTCCCTGACGTCGAGCTTCAGCTATCGCGCCACGGTCGATGGCGACGCGCGCCCGGAGCGGCATCTGCACCTGCCTGCCACCGTCACGGGGGAACTCCCCGCAGGACAGAACGTCGGCGGCGATCTGCTGCTGCGCCCTTCCACCACACCAGGCGATCCGTTCACAGTCACCGCACGTGTGCGGAACACCACCGCGGACGTCATCGAGAACGTCGAGGTCCTCGTCTATGCCCGCACCGGCTGGGCCGTCGAGCCTATTCAGCCAGCACCCAGCGAGATCGGCCCAGGTGACGTCGTCGACGCAACATTCCACGTGAGACCGCCTGCCAACGCCACCTCCGGGGAATACGCCGTCACCGGCCGCGTGCGCTGGAACGGCGACGGCGATCAGGTGCTGACGCCTGGCTCGATCACCGTGTTCCCCCCGATCGACATGATCGCGTGCGACATCAGTGAGGCCAATCTTCTCGGGCCGGGCGCGAGCACGACCGTGCAGCTGACGTTGATGAACCGCGGCCCACTCGAGCTCACCGGCACCACGACGCTGGGACTGCCCACGGGCTGGACTGCCGAGCCGGCAGAACAGGAGTGGGCGATCGACGGCCGCACCCTGGAGGAGTTCACCTTCACCGTCACTGCCTCCGGAGCCGAACCCGGCTCGGGAGGAACCGTGACTGTTTTCCCAGGCGCGGACCTGGAGCCAGTCAACATCGCAGTCGCCGTCGGCAACCCGAACGATGTGATCATCGGCCCAGACGACCCGGGCTATCGCGAGTCGGGGAACTGGCTCACCTCCAGCCTTGACGGCCCGGACGGCACGTCCTCACGCTACAGCCCGGAGGGGTTGTACGGCGGGCAGATCACCTGGTCCCCGACGATCGCAACCCCCGGGCAGTACACCGTCTCAGTCTGGTATCCCAGCAACAGCCAAACCTCCGAGGATGTGCTGTTCGAGGTCGTGACGCCTGACGGCGTCCACGAGCATCACGTCAATCAACAGGAGGATGCCACCCAGTGGAGAAGCCTCGGTGTCTACTCCTTGGCGCCGGAGCAGCCGGCATCCGTCGTCATGACCGCCATCTCCGGGCTCTACACGCGCGCCCACTCGGCACGCTTCACGTTGGCCGGTGAGGCCGGCCCGCCCCAGGTGCACGTCACATCGGCTCCGGTCCACGACGACGCCAGCAGTTCCGCCTCCGTGACCGCGACCATCACGGCTGTGGATGCACCGCTAGCTGACGCGCCCGTCACGGTCGCGCTCCCAGACGGATGGACGGCCGAACCGGCCGAGATCAGCGTGGATGCCGAGCTCGGCCAGAGTGTCGACGTGGAGTTCACCGTCACGCCACCCGCCGGCGCCACCATCGATGCACTCTACGAGGGTGCTGTGAACGTCTCCGGAGGAACGGACCCGTTCACCGCCGAGATCGGATCTGCGGATTCGGCCAGAACGGTGTGGGACAACCACTCCGACAACTACGCCGAGGTCGGTACTTGGTACTCGAGCTCGCTTCCCGGGCACGACGGACGGCGCTCCCGTTGGGCACATGGCAGCGCTGACGACCGTACCGGCACCTGGACGGCAGCGGTCGGCGAGACAGGTCGCTATCTGGTGAGCGTCTGGTACGGCACCGATGGAAACACCACCCGCGGCGCCACCTACGAGATCACGCTGGCGGACGGGAGCACCACCCGCGTGCAGGTCGACCAGCAGTGGCGTGCGAACACGTGGCGGCCACTCGGGTTCTTCGACCTCGACCCCGCAACCGCCCTCGTCCGGCTGCGGTGCACTCAGGCCGGACACCATCGCCTGAACGGTGTCCAGCTGAGTCGGGTCGAGTCGTGA
- a CDS encoding IclR family transcriptional regulator: MAKTTDRDKMPGAQSIDRALSLLSAFTPQHPQQRIADLVASSGLGQSTVSRMVSAMLSLGFLSHDTRSGLYSLGPQVVNLAAVALNQNVVHHQARPVAQRLAAELGLGVNVAQRYDDRLFYLCNFEGEAAPRSATLIGRGGPLHATALGKCLLLDDSPEEIGQALGSSFEKYTASTITTLSALLEELERVREQGYSVEHEELALRRACVAVPIRDRGGNVVAAMSVSGPLSAIRLPERADELSALLIEQADHVSTGLGFSALSA; the protein is encoded by the coding sequence ATGGCGAAGACGACTGACCGCGACAAGATGCCAGGGGCTCAGAGCATCGACCGTGCGCTTTCACTGCTCTCGGCCTTCACCCCGCAGCATCCGCAACAGCGGATCGCGGACTTGGTCGCGAGCAGCGGGCTGGGCCAGTCCACGGTCTCGCGCATGGTGTCGGCGATGCTCAGCCTCGGCTTCCTCAGCCACGACACCCGGAGCGGTCTCTACTCTCTCGGCCCGCAGGTGGTGAACCTCGCAGCGGTTGCTCTCAACCAGAATGTCGTCCACCATCAAGCGCGGCCGGTGGCACAAAGGCTGGCGGCCGAACTCGGTCTCGGTGTCAACGTCGCGCAGCGTTACGACGACCGGCTGTTCTACCTGTGCAACTTCGAGGGGGAGGCAGCGCCGCGATCGGCCACGTTGATCGGCCGAGGTGGCCCGCTGCACGCGACCGCTCTCGGCAAGTGCCTTCTACTCGACGATTCACCTGAAGAGATCGGCCAGGCGCTCGGCAGCTCGTTCGAGAAGTACACCGCCAGCACGATCACCACGCTCTCGGCTCTGCTCGAGGAACTGGAGCGCGTCCGTGAGCAGGGGTACTCGGTGGAGCACGAGGAACTCGCGCTTCGACGCGCGTGCGTAGCGGTGCCGATCCGCGACAGGGGAGGGAACGTAGTGGCAGCGATGTCAGTATCTGGCCCGCTCTCGGCCATTCGGCTGCCCGAGCGGGCAGATGAGCTCTCCGCGTTGCTGATCGAGCAGGCAGACCACGTGTCGACGGGGTTGGGTTTCTCAGCGCTCAGCGCCTGA
- a CDS encoding DUF624 domain-containing protein, with product MATGDYGRGSSSPGLIELVTTWVCRLVALSLTWLAQVLAGAVIAGIAPATLTLYHQVRLGLDDQVLPGYYRRSWHYWRRHFLAAQKHLLLPLVTVVVLLFYLRLAAGTPVAAPVTVVSAVYLAWLMMLPAWMIADGVPHAGQMHVTTSWGRAWQLVAIGALPCLVAAAVAAGATALLIWYLPVVVPLVAPAGIATLASIAAQRAMERARRLGRTH from the coding sequence ATGGCCACAGGCGACTACGGCCGCGGCAGTTCGTCTCCGGGCCTGATCGAGCTCGTCACGACCTGGGTATGCCGCCTCGTGGCGCTCAGCCTCACGTGGCTTGCCCAGGTGCTCGCCGGCGCTGTCATCGCCGGGATCGCCCCGGCCACGCTCACCCTGTACCACCAGGTGCGCCTAGGCCTGGACGATCAGGTACTGCCGGGCTACTACCGTCGGTCGTGGCACTACTGGCGCAGGCACTTCCTCGCCGCACAGAAGCACCTGCTCCTTCCCCTGGTGACCGTGGTGGTGCTCCTGTTCTATCTCCGGCTGGCCGCTGGCACTCCGGTCGCCGCTCCTGTCACTGTCGTGAGCGCGGTGTATCTGGCGTGGCTCATGATGCTGCCTGCCTGGATGATTGCCGACGGCGTCCCTCACGCCGGGCAGATGCACGTCACCACGTCCTGGGGCCGGGCATGGCAGCTCGTGGCGATCGGCGCGCTGCCGTGCCTCGTTGCGGCCGCTGTCGCCGCCGGAGCAACCGCGCTGCTGATCTGGTACTTGCCCGTGGTCGTTCCGCTCGTGGCGCCGGCGGGCATCGCCACGTTGGCCAGTATCGCGGCACAGCGCGCCATGGAACGTGCGAGGCGTCTCGGGCGGACACACTGA